One genomic segment of Candidatus Aegiribacteria sp. includes these proteins:
- the tmk gene encoding dTMP kinase, producing MDRDSDGSTGCFITFEGVEGAGKSSRCSTLIDSLEKSGIEVVHTREPGGPFASEKIRSILLDPDLTVPPLTELMLYLASRASNVELIVRPALEAGQHVICERYSDATYAYQIGGRGLPSEPVKESNRLATGGLTPDLTVLLDIDPEEGFRRLKRQGRKRDRIELENIAFHRRVRQMYLDMAKVEDRYFLVDATLNPDQQDKIILSKVISLIARRSIKTEEKDK from the coding sequence TTGGATAGAGATTCCGACGGTTCTACAGGCTGTTTCATCACCTTTGAAGGTGTTGAGGGAGCGGGTAAATCATCAAGATGTTCAACTCTTATCGATTCACTTGAGAAGAGTGGTATTGAAGTTGTTCATACCCGTGAACCGGGCGGTCCTTTTGCATCTGAGAAAATACGATCAATACTGCTTGATCCCGATCTGACAGTACCACCTTTGACCGAACTGATGCTGTATCTTGCTTCCAGAGCCTCGAATGTTGAATTGATCGTAAGACCGGCGCTCGAAGCGGGGCAGCACGTTATCTGCGAACGGTACTCAGACGCAACGTATGCCTATCAGATCGGAGGAAGGGGGCTTCCATCAGAACCGGTGAAGGAGTCGAACAGGCTTGCTACCGGAGGTCTTACCCCCGATTTGACAGTACTGCTTGATATTGACCCTGAGGAAGGTTTCCGACGGCTCAAAAGGCAAGGTCGGAAACGCGATCGGATTGAACTTGAGAATATCGCTTTCCACAGACGTGTCAGACAGATGTATCTTGATATGGCTAAAGTAGAAGACAGGTACTTTTTAGTAGACGCGACTTTGAATCCTGACCAACAGGACAAAATTATTTTAAGTAAAGTGATCAGTCTGATTGCGAGAAGATCGATCAAAACGGAGGAGAAAGATAAATGA